One genomic segment of Mytilus trossulus isolate FHL-02 chromosome 4, PNRI_Mtr1.1.1.hap1, whole genome shotgun sequence includes these proteins:
- the LOC134716641 gene encoding potassium voltage-gated channel protein Shaw-like: MEPFTNSSRILLNISGTKYEVTRKSLLTHPSSRLGKLVSASQSTKQEELHFNRPPMCFESILVFYQTGKLHLPPNVCPNVFKEELEYWEIDHELMEQCCLMNYMQFLEGYKTKTEFKNSIIQSDKGTSKPCSGKTRIWRIIDYKERTWLAKVRNEWKEHG, from the coding sequence ATGGAACCCTTTACAAACTCGAGCAGAATTCTTTTGAACATATCTGGGACTAAATACGAAGTTACTCGAAAATCCCTTCTTACTCATCCTAGCTCACGTTTAGGAAAACTAGTAAGTGCATCTCAAAGCACAAAGCAAGAAGAACTTCATTTTAATAGACCACccatgtgttttgaatcaattCTAGTGTTTTATCAGACCGGAAAATTACACTTGCCTCCAAACGTTTGTCCAAATGTTTTCAAAGAGGAATTAGAGTACTGGGAAATAGATCATGAACTTATGGAACAATGCTGTTTAATGAATTACATGCAGTTTTTAGAAGGTTACAAAACTAAAACAGAGTTCAAGAACAGTATTATACAAAGCGACAAAGGTACTTCAAAACCATGCAGTGGTAAAACTCGTATCTGGAGGATTATTGATTATAAGGAAAGAACATGGTTAGCAAAGGTAAGAAACGAATGGAAAGAACATGGTTAG